The following is a genomic window from Mus pahari chromosome 1, PAHARI_EIJ_v1.1, whole genome shotgun sequence.
tgttgaagaacatctgggttgtttccagctctggctattataagtaaggctgctatgaacatactggagcatgtgtatTGCACTTAATGCTTGAGCTACCAtggtcctgttcagaaagtcttttcctgtgacAATGAGTGCAGGTATATTCCATTCCATTCTCCTTTGTCATTTTTAGGGTGTGTGATCTTATGCTGAAGTCCTTGATCTAATTGCAgctgagttttgtacagggtaaGAGAAAGCAActactttcattcttctacatgtaaatGTTCAATTccaccagcaccatttgttgaatatgctatTATTTTTCTAGTGTGttttttgctgtttctttctttgtttgtttgtctgtttgcaaAAAGTCATGTGTCCATACATGTGTTGACATATTTCTAGGTACTCAcccaacaattttatttctctgtcatttcttcttAGGTGTATCATTGAGGAATAAGTTAGTTATTTTCCACATAGTTAGACTTGCATGTTCCACATAGCTTCCTTGTATTCCTAGTAGTCCTTGTATTCCTAGTATTAATAACTAGGAAATTTCTATCATATAGCATATGTCTGTCACAGGATtcaattgtttttaaatctttcccTTCAGCTCTGAGGCATGTGTAACCAGAAATGGGAGCATGTGTTACTGATAATAGGTACAATCAAGAGAGTATTTTACAATATCAAATATAGTTGAATTAGCTAGCCTGATCAAGAAACTCCCAAGAACATTATAGGAATTTGGTTTGAACTTCTGTTTCTGCAGAACAATGAACAATACTAAACATGCATTGGCAATTTCCAGCAGAGCTGAATGGGAAGGAGGAGACAGGGTCAGACATAGCACTATCCACATGGTTCCAAATGgtaaatacaatatttatatatctCTAATTTAACATGTAAgaagaaataatgtttaaaattcagCATTCACTactaaagaagagagaaaatagattGTGAGCCATACTATGAAAattatgtgaaataaaatgtgagcaaagaaaaggaagggttATATAGCAAAGTGGGGAGTGGAGCATTCAACTGCATCCAGTGAATGAAACATTCCTCTGGAAGACTGATGCAAAACAATATTTCCAGATGAGAGCACTGCAAATAATAGGCAaagtatatttgcatatatgctcAGACAGGAATGTATGGAAAAGGCTAATGATATTAAATGAGTCTTCTATTTCGAACTGTGGAGTGTAATTTGCTGAATGACTGTGGCAGGACATGGTgagttttgtttgaggcagaagGCCAATTATCTTAAGTATACCATTTGTATCCCTTGAGTAATAGAAAAGGAAACTGGAAATGATGGAAATGGAAAGACCCAGAAATTATGAAACTACTGAAGACCTTGAGAATGTGAGTTGTAAAGATGGGGAGGCTATAGTTGCACTCATTGAGGATCAGTTGGATTAGAGAGGCAAGGACGGTAAAAAAGACCATTCTTGGGTCATGGAGCAGGACACTAATGAGGAGCTATCAAGGGTATAGACTACATTGTGTAGCTAAGGGTAAATTTCTGGTTAAATATATTGAAACTACAAAAAAAATTCTGTAGACAGTGGTAATGACTTCAGCTATGGGTATGTTGACTTCAATGTTCACTGTGGTTCATTGAGACAGAAAAGCCCCATAAGCAGTTTAGGTTCATAGGGCTGGGTTTTGAGAAATGTTCTCTGTGGTCATGGATTTGATGTGGGTTGGAGTCATAAGAGTTCCAAGTACAGAAGACTAAAATAACGGAAATTTGTTCAGAAAATACATGGCTACTTGGCCATGGGGGTGCCAATATCTGGTTGAGATGGGCAGTTGGAAAACGACTATAGATATCAGAAGATACAAAGTGCCTGTCAGCTAAGGAGGCCAAGTGTAGAAACAAAGGTATAATAGTCATCCCAGTGTAGCTATCTAAAATTGGCATCATGTGGAGAATAGGAGCTTTGAAAGTAAAGGGTAAGCTGGGTCACCAAGCACTGTCCCCAGAGCACAGGGCttagaggccatggagaagaAAAGCATAGGCAGGTGCTGGGTAAAGgatgcttttctctttttacatGATCGAGATCAGAGAAGAACATAGGTTCCCCTTGATAAAACACTGCAGGGGGGAAATGACTAtgtgagaaataagaaaaatgaaatatatgtggCTTTCCAACAGGTGGTAaatgcaagaaaagaaaagagactttgataaagaaaatacacTCACTCCTTCCCTTTCTGACAGCAGACAGTTTGAATCGCGAGTTCGAAGTgaaaaactttaatattttctcaGAACGGGAAAGACACAGCACTGGACCCCAAACTCTCCTTGAAGATGCTAAATCTCAACCAGACAGGAGTGACAGAGTTTGTGCTGGATGGGTTCTCAGAACACCCTGGTCTAAAACTGTTCCTGATAGGCTACTTCTTGACCCTCTACATGGTGGCTCTAATGGGCAACATTGTGATCATTGCCTTGGTCACCTCCAGCACTGGGCTCCACAatcccatgtactttttcctgtGCAACCTGGCTATCACAGATATTGTGTGCACCTCCTCTGTGATTCCCAAGGCCTTGGTTGGCCTAGTGTCTGAGGAAAACACCATCTCCTTCAAGGGATGTATGGCCCAGCTCTTCTTCCTTGCATGGGCAATATCCGCTGAGCTGTTGCTGCTCACagtcatggcctatgaccgctatgtggccatctgctttCCCTTGCACTACAGCTCTAGGATGAGCCCACAGCTCTGTGGGGCCCTGGCCGTGGGTGTATGGTCCATTGGTGCTGTGAATGCATCTGTGCANACTGGCCTGATGACACGGCTGTCATTCTGTGGACCCAAGGTCATCACCCACTTCTTCTGTGAGATACCCCCACTCCTCCTGCTTTCCTGTAGTTCNACATACATTAATAGCGTTATGACACTTGTGGCAGATTTCTTTCTGGGAGGCATCAACTTCATGCTAACCCTGTTATCTTATGGCTTCATCATTGCCAGCATCTTGCGCATGCGTTCTGCTGAGGGCAAGAGAAAGGCCTTTTCTACCTGCTCATCCCACCTCATCGTGGTCTCTATGTACTATTCATCTGTGTTCTGTGCCTATATCAGTCCTGCTTCCAGCTACAGCCCAGAAAGAAGCAAATTAACCTCAGTGTTGTACTCAGTACTCAGCCCAGCCCTCAACCCCCTCATCTATACACTGAGGAACAAGGATGTCAAACTTGCCTTGGGCAGAATATTAACCTCTTTCTCACATTAAGTGGAGATGTGTAGAATATTCTTCTTGACTGGGTTGTTCGTAATCATACTTTCCTAAGAGCAGCTTCATGGAGCATGGTTTATTTATCTCTGTTTCATAAAGGCTTTGTCTGATGCAAAAACTGTACCATTCCACTCACTGTAACCTCAAAAGCAATAAAATTCTTACTggcaatgtaaaaaaaaaaaaaaacactcaagatTTATTTCCTGATAAATACAAACCATTTCAAAAGTAACTAAGTTTATCTAAATTGAGGTGTCATCTTCATGCACTGGATAATTTTCAGTGTTTGTCAATAGTGAttgtaacaaaacaaaagcatttcaTGCAGGGACtctctgcaaacataacagatgCTTGTTTCAGAGCTATGGCTAATAAATCTAAACATCATAATGAAACATGAGAAGCCAGCATGGCCACAAGTTGCATGTCTTGGATTCTCCATTTCACACTTTCCTATGAGCTCTGGGAGTCAGATGGTATGGAGAAAGAGGTAATCTATGGAACTGAAGCAACATCTAAGTTTCAAAATGAAGTCATATATATCACAAAGCATACTTATGACAATGAAAACAATCAAGTTCATGGGAAAGATTAATTATTTCCAACAAAAAAATATGGGGAGACTAGATTGCTGACAACATGCAAAGGATAGAGTGGAGATTTattcacacaataaataaaaattaaccaaaTGTAGATCACAGACATCAAGGCTAGGTTAAACCCTTCTTCCTCATACATCATTTAATCaccttgttttcctttcctgcACCTCTCCTAAGGTCCTAACCACCTACTATCCTACCCACCCAGTACCCATACCTCTCTTTCTCTGGCaaacaaaatgcacaaaaatccaaaccaataaaacaaaatattaccaaaacaaaacaaatgcacacTCAGAAAAGCAAGTCCTTTATACATTGACCAATTACCCCTAGCTCAAACTATTGAGAACAACTaggaggcagcaggaggaaggaagaggatggagaagtGTATCTGTGGTAACTGTTGAAAGAATAGTGTGATGCCaactcagtagttaagggcaGCTTCTGCAGGAAATGCTATGAAAAGATGCTGTATCCTTTTCAGACTAAACCCATTCTTGGTCAACctacttcattttcttcataaatgCTGTACCAAGGCTCCCTTTTGCCCTGGAGatggcagactgcagaagggacacaggttctgggacagaccccggttctggctccagacatccaggcaccatccccaccagagcagaggtgtccacccgggagtgctctcactgcctgagctgaaaagggagccatctttgctcctgttcgcCCAGGCtgcagtctgcactggcaagagtgtggacaacagaagctacacagctttgggagagacagaagcaatctagcttctgggacagaccctatttcaggctccagatatctgggcaccttccccgccagaggaaaggtagtaacctgggagggctctgtctgccagagcaggtgagagagacatcttgtgtccagggtccccagagtctagcctgtgcaggtgagtgtgcaaactgcagaggtgacacatctactgggacaggccccgttttgggcatacatcttcagcaaggaggcagatctgaacactaggcctctgtgcaccttccctgcaaggggagagcttgcctgtggagagtactctgaccactgagactcaggagagacctggaatcccaggactgctgacagaggctaacagagtcacaagaggaacaagctccaaccagagacaacaataacaagtaactccagagattaccagatggcaaaaggcaaacataggattcttactaacagaaaccaagactactcaccatcatcagaacccacctcagccagtcctggataccccaacaccccaaaaagcaagactcagatttaaaagcatacctcatgatgctggtagaggactttaagaaaggcattaataactcacttaaggagatacaggagaacgctgctaaagaggtgcaagtccttaaagaactacaagagaacactgctaaagaggtcgaaatccttaaagaaacacaggagaacacaaacaaacaggtgatgcaattgaacaaaattatccaagacctaaaaagggaagaagaagcaataaagaaaaaccaaagtgagacaactctggagatagaaactctaggaaagaaatcagaaaccatagatgtgagcaaaagcaacagaatataaaagatggaagatggaatctcagctgcagaagattccatagagaacatgggcacaataatcaaataaaattcaaaatgcaaaaagatcctaactcaaaatatccaggaaatccaggatacaatgagaataccaaacctacAGATGATAGGAGTAGAT
Proteins encoded in this region:
- the LOC110327874 gene encoding olfactory receptor 13A1-like yields the protein MLNLNQTGVTEFVLDGFSEHPGLKLFLIGYFLTLYMVALMGNIVIIALVTSSTGLHNPMYFFLCNLAITDIVCTSSVIPKALVGLVSEENTISFKGCMAQLFFLAWAISAELLLLTVMAYDRYVAICFPLHYSSRMSPQLCGALAVGVWSIGAVNASVXTGLMTRLSFCGPKVITHFFCEIPPLLLLSCSSTYINSVMTLVADFFLGGINFMLTLLSYGFIIASILRMRSAEGKRKAFSTCSSHLIVVSMYYSSVFCAYISPASSYSPERSKLTSVLYSVLSPALNPLIYTLRNKDVKLALGRILTSFSH